In Silene latifolia isolate original U9 population chromosome 6, ASM4854445v1, whole genome shotgun sequence, the genomic window agaaaaagaaaagaaggagaagAGTGACGATGAGAAAGATGttgttgaaaagaatgatgatGATGTACTATTGAAAGATTTGGTGAGTGAAACTTTAGAGAAGGATAAGAGGAGTGAGAGTGATGCAACGGGGCCTCCATGTTGAAAGGGAAATCGGTTCCAATCTTTGAAAAAATCGATTATGAAGTTGTTGATGTTGAAGATCGTGATGATACCACAATGGTGTTTTATGATGGGCTTGacccattgttctcaaaacctgcATCACGAACCCGGTCCAAGAGAAAGATGCTTGAAATATTTGGTGATGATGACGAGGATGTGACCCCGGAGGCATCCCCTCCAAAACCCAAGGTTACTCAAAGAAAAAGGGGATCCGGGTCAAAAACCAAAGCAACCAAAAGGGCTCGTTATCATCGGGATTTGCCGAGCATAGATGAAAATGAGATCATTGAGGAGAAGGTTcctctcaacacatgcatggatcTTGTCATTGCTCCCTTTGccgaatcattcaagaatgaCATCTTCAACCATCTTAATTCTCTCGATCTCCCGGAGGAGATCTTCAAGCTTTGCCACGGTACACTGATttgttgcttccacagtggaaGACGTTATAAGAAATCTTGGTATGACACCTCTCCTGCTTTTAAATACTTCAAAGAGGCTATGTATGCACAGGGTTGGGTGAATCTGTTGGACAAATATAGTCCCATGTATTTGTCCGAAGTCATCCAATTCTATGCAACGGTCAAGGTAGATGTTGAATCTGGAACTCTCTCAGCTTTTATAAATCAGAAACCCTTTGTCTTAACCATCGACCAACTTGCCGCTCACTTGGATATTTGTGATGTCGGGCTTACCTCCTTCCCCAAACGAGATTGGGGTGAAATTGATGAGGTTACCTCTACCCAggtcatgaaggttcttcgacctcatgaCGATGATGGCCCTACCAACATATATGCATTTGAATTAACCGCCCCCATCCGGTTCATCTTCAACCTGGTTTTTCGTAACCTTGTCCCTTCCAACAATAGCCGTGGGAGATGTTCTCTCCTTGACATGCTCCTGATTCATCACATTGTCAAGCATAAACCCATTAACCTTCCTCGCCTCATGTTTCATCGAATTCTTGAGATGTCCACTGAGTTCCAAAAcggcaactttgacaaaaatgccgtggtcccttatggtatgtggctctcGATCATCTTTATGAGGGAGGGGTTATTATTGAAAGGAAGCCCTGCAATTGAGAAATTAACTGATGAAATGACACCGGGCCTTCTTTCTCGGATGAACTTGGAGATTAAGAATGGCAAATTGGAAAGGAAGAATCAGTCGGGTTCTACAGTGGGTTCTACCGTTGAAATGGGTGTGGTCCTTGCAAAGTTGGATGAGCTCCTTGGGATTGTGAACCGGTTGGTCAAAGAACAGGGCAAGTTGAGGGATGAAGTTGGTGATCTTCGCACCATgaatgaagatctccttgaacGTCTTCAGAATGCCTCCTAAACTCATGCCTCTTTAACCCGTTTCTACTCTTGAACTTTGGCTCTTTGTTTCGTTTTAAGACACTCTCTTGCACCTTCGGTTGTTTGTTTTTATCTTGCTTGAACTCTTTGCGTGTGTTTTAatcgtgttgcttgccttttggaCATGTTTTCTCCTCCTTtgacgatgtcaagagggggaagtagtttaaaattatgctatgtgtgatcttctaactcttaggctaacgttcaccttaattatgtcttagcttccatgattagatgttttactttggccaagcatgttgcacctttcgaataccttgatcatgtttattaattatgtttatgttgaaattgaccaaagaccgactaaccatgggctaagggggaatatcacacatgtttggacttgtcatcatcaaaggggaatttgttagaacacattggattgatgatgccaagtccccttgttatttgattgtttgctcttagttgaaacaattagtgaatgaagcaatcaaatggactttcaacaatgattcaagatgatcaagccaatcaaggaagtcaagacaatgatactttccaaagccatagtcgatatatgtaagagtaagtgtaacattctcattttagTCAAGTAATAGCAAAACCATGCAACGGACATGTCATCGTGGTTtcggtactatcatacggaggagttttcgtccaaatgtttttaagtgtcaaaactttgcaaactttaaaccttaaacatttgaatttttaaaagcttgaaaacaatctgaaattttggagttacaagcccacttgactaagcctctagatttgtgcaaacaccttttaccaaaatggcaaagaagacttgtcaaacttctaaagtaagaaagactttttgccatttcggtaaattgtcacatgttgagtgtagaagcttaagtttctgatttcttaagccccaagcctacaagtctaacacttaccatcactcaaagctatcattttaatattggatttaatctttcaaagtgtacttacctaagacttaaatccactataaatagagtgtcttagtcacatttatttcttaagacttccaaagcatttattgtaaaaaccttgcaaatcatttgtgcattgaaagctttgttcttcaagtatttgcaaaacgtttttctgattttaagtcttcaaaacttgttttcgaaaaagctgtaaaacctccaagtatcagttcgctgtactgtgacatgatgagtttgttccatgattctcgtgttagatcttcattgtaatctccatgttcatttaagtgaactcttgagattcaagattctgtaacaccttgagatagaacccataaactcttgaagcggagtagctttaagtttgagtgcaaccggagtaggttggcgagttattttcattgtaaggggtttagtaagtttgagtaaatttctaaacaagcaataaaataacggttggacgtaggcctcggagtagaggctgaaccaatttttaaaatgtcgtttgtttgttcatttacttttacgttcttccactttgctatttctcgcatgtacctaatcaagttcgtGTCACGATCTCACCTATACcgtgacatagaactgctgtaccttcttgtgaacttaccttcaattaagtttctcaagtcttgtacttctttattcttagcttaaagtagttaattaactaagttaagaataaaatttttaaaaggtacacctaattcaccccctccccctcttaggtgttaatcgttcttaactcttcaattgtcATATCAAACGATCGTCGACGACAATTGTTTATGAGATAGATGAGTGTGTAGTAGTTTTTATCAATTATGTATGAAGCGTCGTCCACATGATGTATATATAGAGGCAATAGGTGCATGCAATGGTGTAATTAATCTTGTCAAGATACAGCTCACCCATGATAAAAAGGCACATGTGAGTATCCCACATCGGAAAAAGAGGAGAGAGTTGTCTATCATATAAACCAAGGAGTTACTCCACCCAtagccaattggttttgggatggaacctCCTTGGAGTTATAAGCCGAACTCTCTCTTCTCTATACGGGTGTGGTCCAGGCTCGATAACGGaacttatcatggtatcagagcccatggtcggaaaaaaactaaaacaaagacctgggcatgaaaaatagaaaaagaaaaactgGGCCAGAAAAATTGCAGTTGGACAAAAGACTTAAAAAAGATCCAATCTCTTAGGAGCAGGGACCTCACATGTGAGGGGAGTGTTAAGATACTGACTCACCCATGATAAAGGCACGTGAGtatcccacattggaaaaagAGGAGAGAGTTGTCTATCATATAAACCAAAGAGTTACTCcacccattgccaattggttttgggatggaacctCCTTGGACTTATAAGGCGGACTCTCTCTCCTCCATGcgggtgcggcccaggcccgaTAACGGaacttatcatggtatcagagcccatggtcgaaaaaaaactaaaacaaagacctgggcatgaaaaatagaaaaagaaaaactgGGTCAGAAAAATTGCAGTTGGACAAAAGACTTAAAAAAGATCCAATCTGCCGGAACAGGGACCTCACATGTGAGGGGGAGTGTCAAGATACAGCTCACCCATGATAAAAAGGCACATGTGAGTATCCCACATCGGAAAAAGAGGAGAGAGTTGTCTATCATATAAACCAAGGAGTTACTCcacccattgccaattggttttgggatggaacctCCTTGGACTTATAAGCCGGACTCTCTCTCCTTCATGCGGGTGTGGCCCAGGCCCGATGACGGAACTTATCAAATCTCCTATTTTATGAGGAAGTAGGATTATTAACTATAGGAAATTTTAATTAAAGACTCCTAATAAAGAATTAGTGGAGAAAATTCAAGTCCTAATCCAAGTAAAATAAGGATTAACggatacttgttattatttttctttttgagtAATAATTTACACGGTATTGAATTGATAGGTAATTTTCCTAGGATATTTATATTAGCTAGGGGTATTCTTTTTATTGAAATCATACTTTTAAACTCGAGTTAGCAATTTTGCAATTAAATCATGATTATATTGATTAGCAATgatacaaaccctagaaaattacTACTCGTACATAATTACTGTAAAAAAAACATATACAAGTAATAAATTAGTGTTGGCTAGAATTATGGCATGCATAGTGTCGAATTTTGAAGACTAAATTTAGAAACTTTATTTTATCCGAAGTATTTTGAAATGTCGAGTTACAAGCTCATGTAGACATTACTGTTGTTATGTGCTTTTACGTCTTTATTTCATTCCcatccccactaaactaaaagaataagagatgcTCATAATTTTCCCGCTCAATTGATTGACAAATATGGTGAGCCCACATTAAAATAAAGACTTTTAATTTATTGACTAAAGATTGCATCCACAgaataaaatattacaatcaaATCAAATGGCAACTAAAAATATGCTTAACATTGCCATTATTCACGCTTAATATACCCGTAGTATACTAATTTGTTCGTTTTTAAGTTGATGGTTGGAGTTGATAAGGtttcaattttatttgttttttttttttctaaattttttttttttttttaaagttaacTAATCCTTATTAATATGGGATGTTCTTAATAAAGGATAAAGAGTAAGAATCAATAATTCTAATTTTTTCTATTAAAAGTCCTTTGAataataaacttttttttttataattttactaACATTATAATCAGTACATTACAACATACTATCATAACTATAACTCATTTATGTAAAACTCAATTAATTTAACTGTTACAAAtaccgtgctttagcacgggatctcaactagtCACAATTATTAGGAATAGGTTGTTCTTGTTACCAATTGTCGGATTTCGATTTAGGACAATGTGTTTAAATCTAGCGAAATTGGAAATAAATTAGAGCCATTTTAGTCTCATTACGTCAATTTGTTCTTTCGCCGAAATAGATTTAGATACACACATACACAAGTCACAACTGAGTTTATAAAATGAAGCATGCTTGTATTGTTTCACAGCCATTGATTCACATACTAAAAATTTGTATGAGACTAATAAAAAAACGTGCGCATCCGGGGAATCGAACCCCGGTCAGTACCGTGGGAGGGTACTATGATACCACTACACTAGATGCGCTGTTAGATTTATCTAGCATTTTTTAAATGTTTATACTGTTAAGTTTAAAGATTAAATTGTCACCATTATTTTGACGAGAGTGAGTTAAAGATTAAAATTGTCAATGTGCCACTTTTTACTTTTTATCATTTATCACATGACAAAGTTTATTGGCATTATTGCTAAAACATTGTCATTTTTTTCTTGGCTTAAATGTATTTAGTTGTTTACACTTATTAATTACGGAATAACTATTTACACTTGGTAGCGTGTATTATATATGCATCTTTACTCTTTAGGCTTTAATAGCAGAGCCATAGTTTTAGATGATGCCTTCAAAAGCAAATCTAGGTCCTCCCTAGGATCCTATAGGAAGTTGCTTAACATTGAATCGCTATATTGATTATATTAtacggtttttctaacgtgtgtccTAAGGGCACACGATAAGAagctaattaaagaaagattctCGATatttttacatctttatttaAATTTATAATCGGTAAAAATGTTAATTGCATATGTAAATACTTCTTATGTTTACTTTCTCGAACCAGTTTTTTTTCATGATATTTAATACGGTAAATACAACTCACTAACACACATACTGCATACATCAAATTCGCTAGATCAAGACAAAAATTGTAAGCTGGTTTTAAACGAAAATTATTGTAAAACCGCTAACTTTTTACCTAAAATAAAAACGAAGTTATAAATTAGATAAGAAAAGATTCAATGAATGAATCTAGTAGGACTTCCTCATTATCATTACCAATTTGCCCATGATCATCCTTGATCAAATGTAAATACTCCTCATATAACTCCTCAAATTGCTTATTATTATGATAATCATGAGGTGATTGGATTATATCAAGGTTAACATAATCACCACATAATCCCATCTTCATTGTATAATCATCGAACCCGTTTTCCTCAACCATTTTAACATCATTTGACAACCATGGATCATCCAATATGATGTTATCCGGGTCAAATATAACTTCTTGGTTTAAGCTCtgagtttgactttgactttgacttgaagATGCACTTGTAGTTGTACACATTGTATTAGTGCTTACATTTGTCTCAAAGCTCATATTGCTACTATTTCTTGTCAATGAAGCCATGGCTGAATTAACCAAGTCGGTTTCGGGTAAATGGATCTTGGTCTCTAGTCCTTCATCCACACCTTTGATTTGATTAGCTTTTTCCGTTCTTCTTTGGGTTTTGGACTTGGGTTCGGCCAGTATTTTATGAGTGTTTGACTCATTTTCATTGGCTCGAACCCTCTTAGAAAGATAGGTATTCCAATAATTCTTAATCTCGTTGTCTGTACGACCTGGTAACCTTCCGGCTATATGAGACCAACGGTTACCTAACGATGCATGCAACCCTATAATAAGGTCATCTTCTTCTTGAGTAAAGTTGCCTCTTTTGATATCGGGCCTTAGGTAATTCATCCATCTCAGTCGACAACTCTTTCCACATCTTAGGAGTCCTGCATgcataatcaatgtatcaatatGTTATGGTTAAGATACAGAGTATCATACAACAATCTTACAGAAGACCAactgtatattattgtttgcatgtaTGTTCATGTAAACCAAATACACAAAAAAAAGCTAATGTACCATATAGATCAATAATAATGAGAGATTATGGAGAGTTTATTTACCTGCATTTTTGGGTAGAGATCTCCATTGACCTTCACCATGAGCTTGAATGTACTTAATTAGTAAGGCATCTTCAATAGCACTCCATGGACCTCTATGTAAACCAACTTTAGAACAACATGGAGCTCTTCCCATTATTATTTTCTTCACttatttttctcctcttttctagCTATCTATCTACTAGTTTAACTTAAACATGCAAAGAGGGTACAACCCTAATTACATGCATGGAGAGAACACTACAAGAAACGCGTGAGTTACCGTCTGAAAAATACCGACAGAAGAAAAATTTTAGAGAGCACAAAAGATGATCACAACCTTGTTTCCTTCAACTAAAACAATGGTGATTGTCaaaattttatgtatttttgtgtaTAAATATACTAGTAGGCTACTTTTTCTTGTGTTCGAAATCTTTAGGACATGTAACGCAtacttaattaatatattaagTATTAAGTATATCGTATTATTACTAGTAGTCTACTAATATATGATGATTTACGCGTTTTTTTTATAGTTCATACTATAAATTATATGGAGTACTCCAGTAGTGAAAAGGTTTATTTTTCAATTTGTAATTGATCATATTATAAAATTAAAGTTGAATATTAAGATTCTTTTGTTGAATGATcatgtatatgtatataaataATAAATATATGTATTGACGAAGCATGTCGTCTAAAGAACCAATAAAGACCCATGAAGATGTCTATATGACTATATGATCGTtttttaatagttttttttttaattttttttaatatggcctaattttttaaaaattttatattACGAAGTATTAATAGTAGTTAGAATGGTAATTTGTAGATCATATATTGATATAGTCATTGTAATAACTTTCAAAATTCGTAATCGAATATGAGACACTGTCTTTTAAGGAAGCATCAATTATATTCATAATCCATAGGACGATTATACAATTAACATACTCCTAATGATCGAACATGGATTTATCTGTCGACTTTTTCATTTTTTCCTCGCAGAAACCAAACTTCCGCCTTGCTTAGTTATCGGGACATACATATATACGTATGAAACGACTTCATTCATCATAGTTGTCGCTCCGAAGTTTAACATGTGTGATAGTTAGGTAGGGGTGTTCAAAAAGTAGCTTGGACCGGCAAATCGGACCGAATCGGACCTGCCAGTTTGGACCGAGTACATTCCGGTCTGATCCGCAAGGTAACAAAATTCagaaatactccctccgtaccacaccaaaggtaacgtagggaaaaattggaatatttaagaaaaagtggaaaaagtaagggtaaagagggaataaataggtggggtatgtaattgggtgtttaattgtgggttggtaggtggggtatgtaatgacattttgtgtaaatatcaaatggttataaggataatttggtaatgttgtgggccaaataaggaatgttacctttggtgtggtacgttcGTTTATaataagtgttacctttggtgtgataCGGAGGGAGCGAGTACTTGCTAAAGCCATACCAGTGCAAATGTTGTAAGTTTATGAGCTTCATGTTTACGTAAGACGGTAAGAGTAGGGTATAGTCGAATGTTGTGGTTCATGTTTACGTAAAGAACATAAACTTTTCAACAAAGCTCATAAATTTTACTCAATATTATAAAGCTTAAAACTATATCATCAGTTATAATACAACTGGTAGTATAGCCTTTGGACCGACAACGATTGTATCTTCAATTTGAAATTCGCTACCAAATTTTTATTATTGATCGgagatataaaaaaaaattgtaacaTAGATGAAAAAATTGACAGTGGATCTTAACGATTAATATACAAACGTGGGTAAACGTGCGTATGGAATCTTTGTAGTCATTTTCATGGAATCtcatttcataaaaaaaaaaaatatatttacaTCACGACCTAATAATTCTAATATTTCAGATGACGAATCAATAAAAGGTCAACcaatatttaaaaaaaatcaaaataaaaaaaatatttggttttgtcGCATTCTATCATTATAATTGTACAATTATATGCTCACATCACACAAAATCTTTGATTATAACTTCTCAACGTACAGAGTTCAAGGCTACCCAAATTGGCATAGACGAAATCGTCGAATTTGTTACATTAACATAAATAATTTAGCCCAATTCACATCGACTTTTCTAAGGAAGAGTTCATTTTTACGAGTACTATTTTATTTTGGTCGTTGCTACTTTATTCTCCAAAACATCGCGTATTAACAATTAACCTTGTTGGCGTTTTGATCACCCAAAATTTAGCCTTTTGATATTTATATGTGCAAGTGAATTTACGAATAAATGGGTAACCCGAAGTTTTGAAAGACCCGGATCCGACCATCCCAACCGGCTGAGAGAATGACTGAACCCCAAGCATGAGTGGACCCAGCCATATTCTGGCAAGCTGTTTTCAGAAACATGAAGTCAGACTTAGTTGTTGTGGATGATACTTTCAGCGAATTCGAGCTAGTCATTAGCTTCTCCTCCGGCCAGGTAGCGACTTTTCTGGAAAACGGGTCTGAGAAACCCAAAGAAATGGGTCTATTGCGTGGACTATTTAAAACGGGCGAGTTGCATTCCTGCCCGTTCTCTGTACTGTACATTACCATTATGCCGGAATCTTGATCAGAAGAAGTTGCAGAGAGACAAGGTAGAGCGTTCTCAGACGGGGTTCCAC contains:
- the LOC141586172 gene encoding uncharacterized protein LOC141586172; this translates as MGRAPCCSKVGLHRGPWSAIEDALLIKYIQAHGEGQWRSLPKNAGLLRCGKSCRLRWMNYLRPDIKRGNFTQEEDDLIIGLHASLGNRWSHIAGRLPGRTDNEIKNYWNTYLSKRVRANENESNTHKILAEPKSKTQRRTEKANQIKGVDEGLETKIHLPETDLVNSAMASLTRNSSNMSFETNVSTNTMCTTTSASSSQSQSQTQSLNQEVIFDPDNIILDDPWLSNDVKMVEENGFDDYTMKMGLCGDYVNLDIIQSPHDYHNNKQFEELYEEYLHLIKDDHGQIGNDNEEVLLDSFIESFLI